The Aequorivita sublithincola DSM 14238 genome window below encodes:
- the arsS gene encoding arsenosugar biosynthesis radical SAM (seleno)protein ArsS (Some members of this family are selenoproteins.): MLKEKKKKQQSLHKRDSEFAVANKQLEKLSNGIFASGELPTFSEKIKETGQFPLRPNKLEILQINVGYMCNQVCEHCHVDAGPDRKEIMTRETMMQCLDVIKNTGAHTLDLTGGAPEMNPDFRWFVDEASKAGIKNFIVRSNLTIIRANKKYYDLPDFFKSHNVHVVSSMPHWTRGKTDKQRGEGVFDLSIRALQELNAVGYGMPDSDLRLDLVYNPSGAYLPGDQASMEKDFKKALLEDFRIHFHNLFAITNLPVARFLDYLIASENYEDYMYQLVEAYNPAAVKSVMCRNTISISWDGYLYDCDFNQMLELKVASKIQHISEYNEDILNDRKIIISQHCYGCTAGAGSSCQGAVAE; encoded by the coding sequence ATGCTTAAAGAAAAAAAGAAAAAACAACAATCCCTTCATAAACGCGATAGCGAATTTGCAGTAGCAAACAAGCAACTCGAAAAACTTTCTAACGGAATTTTTGCTAGCGGAGAGCTTCCTACTTTTTCTGAAAAAATTAAGGAAACAGGACAATTCCCGCTTCGCCCAAATAAATTGGAAATCCTTCAAATAAACGTTGGTTATATGTGCAACCAAGTTTGCGAGCATTGCCACGTAGATGCCGGCCCAGACCGAAAGGAAATCATGACGCGCGAAACCATGATGCAGTGCTTGGATGTTATAAAAAACACTGGTGCGCACACGTTGGATCTTACTGGTGGCGCTCCAGAAATGAACCCGGATTTCCGTTGGTTTGTGGATGAAGCAAGCAAAGCCGGAATTAAGAATTTCATCGTCAGAAGTAATTTGACAATTATTCGCGCCAATAAAAAATACTACGATTTACCAGATTTTTTCAAAAGTCACAATGTACATGTTGTAAGCAGCATGCCACACTGGACACGCGGAAAAACTGATAAACAAAGAGGTGAAGGTGTTTTTGACTTATCCATTAGAGCATTACAAGAACTAAACGCAGTTGGCTACGGAATGCCAGACAGCGATCTGCGTTTAGATCTAGTTTACAATCCAAGCGGCGCCTATTTACCCGGCGACCAGGCCAGTATGGAAAAAGACTTCAAAAAAGCTTTGCTCGAAGATTTTCGAATACATTTTCACAATCTTTTTGCTATCACAAATCTTCCAGTTGCTAGATTTTTGGATTATTTGATTGCTTCTGAAAACTATGAAGATTATATGTATCAATTAGTTGAAGCATACAATCCTGCTGCTGTTAAAAGCGTAATGTGCCGAAATACAATCTCAATAAGCTGGGATGGCTATTTGTACGATTGTGATTTCAACCAAATGCTAGAGTTGAAAGTTGCGAGTAAAATTCAGCATATTTCAGAATATAACGAAGATATTTTAAACGACAGAAAAATTATAATTTCTCAGCACTGTTACGGCTGCACTGCAGGAGCAGGAAGTAGCTGCCAAGGTGCAGTTGCGGAATAA
- a CDS encoding TIGR04282 family arsenosugar biosynthesis glycosyltransferase, translating to MTNQKTAILIFANSAQQEAVNKPFRKSSAIFDVLNKQTLQKVKRSKLPYFLISEEEQKGETFGERYTNAIQFVYDQGFENVITVGNDTPQLQTSQLIETAKKLEENPIILGPSKDGGYYMMGLNKSQFNLETFLNLPWQTSQLTKHISRLLSARKIKIVFLKMLTDIDNISDAKSVLNDFRNISSALRKILLSLFSSEKIIISYSPFFFQNSSEEINYNKGSPLLLHI from the coding sequence ATGACCAATCAAAAAACCGCCATATTAATTTTTGCGAACTCAGCCCAACAAGAGGCTGTAAATAAACCGTTCCGCAAATCTTCGGCGATTTTTGACGTACTTAACAAACAGACTCTTCAAAAAGTAAAACGCAGTAAACTGCCTTACTTTCTAATTTCTGAAGAAGAACAAAAAGGTGAAACTTTTGGCGAAAGATATACGAATGCCATTCAGTTTGTGTACGATCAAGGTTTTGAAAATGTTATAACTGTTGGAAACGACACGCCTCAACTTCAAACTTCGCAATTAATTGAAACTGCTAAAAAACTTGAAGAAAATCCAATAATTCTAGGACCTTCAAAAGACGGCGGTTATTATATGATGGGATTGAATAAATCTCAATTTAACTTAGAGACTTTCCTAAACCTTCCTTGGCAGACTTCACAGTTAACAAAACATATTTCAAGATTACTTTCTGCAAGAAAAATAAAAATTGTTTTTCTAAAAATGCTTACGGATATTGATAATATCTCTGACGCTAAATCGGTTTTAAATGATTTCAGAAATATTAGTTCCGCACTTAGAAAAATTCTTCTTTCTCTATTTTCTTCAGAAAAAATTATAATTTCATACTCACCTTTTTTCTTTCAAAATTCTTCGGAAGAAATCAATTACAATAAAGGTTCTCCCCTATTGCTTCATATTTAA
- a CDS encoding SusC/RagA family TonB-linked outer membrane protein → MKHIYLCVLLLFSIYSYAQTTVTGTVTSAVDDTTIPFVTIQASNGKATTTDENGNFSISVSENNKLKFSTIGYATQTVSVENRTKINVVLAESTTSLDEVVVTALGVKREARELGYTVQALKSEEISEVKSVNFLDNLSGKLAGVTITQGATGVGSSSKITIRGEASFSNNNPLFVIDGTPINNNTVFNVTNEAAAGFQEIDFGNGAMEVNPDDIESVTVLKGPTAAALYGTRAANGVIVIETKDGSKSKGMGISINTSLFVDTAFKLPKFQNEYGQGNSGKFEYVDGLGGGTNDLISYSWGPRLDVGNFIPQYDSPVYLPDGSVVRGGDTALYNGLPITATPFVSHPDNLKNFYKTGITTINNASVSDNFGNGNYRLSFTDVRSESIIPGVNLDRQTVAANLTFRPSNKTEITTSISYVNSNSDNRPSNGYGSENVNYALVAWGPRSLNIKNMKQYWQPGLENVQHYSFNYTYFDNPYFTLLENRNSFNRDRVFGNVSIRQHLSDHLSFSLRTGMDYSSENREFRRAYSSNRFKNGAYAEDDVLYREINTDFLINYNNSLGNFSFDISAGGNRLDQTASTKQSQALNLAQPGIFSLNNAASPIQIFQFESQKRINSFYGIAKFGFKDIAYLDLTARNDWSSALATPFSVDGTSFFYPSASLSFILSNAAKLPSFISFAKLRGSIAQVGNDTSPYQTSGAFVSQIPYAGQPTFSNQNFIPNANLKPELVTSYELGADVRFFRDRLNFDFTYYNALTEDQIISLPIGISSGYNQQVVNGGKVRSQGVELVANIIPIKTGNFSWNSTFNFSKSKAVVESLPQTDGRLTLAFSRIYDSADQTVWFQVEEGGEIGDIYGTGYLKNENGDFILTSAGRYIADNTLKKIGNYNPDFILGWNNSFNYKKWNLGFLFDWRQGGELVSRTRALATVGGQLAETGGDRGDIVPQGVVNIGTPENPNYVPNTTAVSAESYYRQFYDRNHEENNTYDASYLKLRQFSIGYKFEIQKGFAGLNDGATINFSIIGRNIFAISDIPHFDPEQIAVQGNGFVSGVEDMSYASTRSIGFKAGLTF, encoded by the coding sequence ATGAAGCACATATACTTATGCGTATTGCTGTTATTTTCTATATACAGCTACGCCCAAACCACGGTTACCGGGACGGTAACTTCTGCGGTTGATGACACCACCATTCCATTTGTAACCATACAAGCGAGCAATGGCAAAGCAACAACCACTGATGAAAACGGAAACTTTTCTATTTCAGTTTCCGAAAATAATAAATTAAAATTTTCAACAATAGGCTATGCAACGCAAACAGTTTCTGTTGAAAATAGAACTAAAATAAACGTAGTTCTAGCCGAATCTACAACGAGTCTTGATGAAGTTGTGGTAACGGCACTCGGAGTAAAACGGGAAGCTCGCGAGTTGGGCTATACCGTTCAAGCCTTAAAATCTGAAGAAATTTCTGAAGTAAAATCGGTTAACTTTCTCGATAATCTTTCAGGAAAATTGGCTGGCGTCACCATCACCCAAGGCGCAACTGGCGTAGGTTCTTCATCAAAAATCACAATTCGCGGTGAAGCTTCTTTTTCAAATAACAATCCGCTTTTTGTAATTGACGGCACGCCAATTAACAACAATACCGTTTTTAATGTAACGAATGAAGCCGCAGCTGGTTTTCAGGAAATTGACTTTGGAAACGGAGCGATGGAAGTAAATCCAGACGACATAGAATCTGTAACTGTTTTAAAGGGTCCAACCGCCGCCGCGCTTTACGGAACGCGCGCTGCGAACGGTGTGATTGTTATTGAAACGAAAGACGGCAGCAAATCCAAAGGAATGGGAATAAGCATTAACACTTCTCTTTTCGTGGACACAGCTTTTAAATTACCAAAATTTCAAAACGAATACGGTCAAGGAAATTCGGGCAAATTCGAATATGTTGACGGACTTGGTGGTGGAACCAACGATTTAATAAGTTACTCTTGGGGACCACGCTTGGATGTGGGCAATTTTATTCCGCAGTATGACAGTCCCGTTTATTTACCTGACGGAAGTGTGGTTCGCGGCGGAGATACTGCGCTTTACAATGGATTGCCAATTACGGCAACACCTTTTGTTTCGCATCCAGATAATTTAAAGAATTTTTACAAAACTGGAATTACCACGATTAACAACGCTTCGGTTTCTGATAACTTCGGAAACGGAAATTATCGCCTTTCATTTACAGATGTAAGAAGCGAATCTATTATTCCAGGTGTAAATCTTGACCGACAAACAGTTGCGGCAAATCTCACTTTCCGTCCGTCAAACAAAACTGAAATTACAACTTCAATTAGTTACGTAAATTCAAATAGCGACAATCGTCCCAGTAACGGTTATGGAAGCGAAAACGTAAATTATGCTCTGGTAGCTTGGGGTCCGCGCTCTTTAAATATTAAAAATATGAAGCAATATTGGCAGCCAGGTTTGGAAAATGTGCAGCATTATTCTTTTAATTACACCTATTTTGATAACCCATATTTCACATTACTTGAAAATAGAAATTCCTTTAATCGCGATCGTGTTTTTGGAAATGTTTCAATTAGACAGCATCTTTCGGATCATTTAAGTTTTTCATTGCGAACAGGAATGGATTATTCTTCAGAAAATCGTGAATTCCGAAGAGCTTATAGCAGTAACCGTTTTAAAAATGGAGCTTATGCCGAAGACGATGTGCTTTACAGAGAAATAAATACTGACTTTTTAATCAACTACAACAATAGCTTAGGAAATTTCTCTTTTGATATTTCTGCCGGAGGAAATAGATTAGACCAAACCGCTTCCACTAAGCAATCGCAAGCACTGAATTTAGCGCAACCAGGAATTTTCAGTTTGAATAATGCCGCGTCGCCTATTCAAATTTTTCAATTTGAATCGCAAAAACGAATTAATTCTTTTTATGGAATTGCAAAATTTGGATTTAAAGATATTGCATATTTAGACTTAACTGCTCGAAACGATTGGTCTAGCGCTTTAGCAACACCTTTTTCGGTTGATGGCACTTCCTTCTTTTATCCTTCGGCTTCTTTGAGTTTTATACTTTCAAATGCGGCGAAACTTCCGAGTTTTATTTCATTCGCAAAACTTCGCGGAAGTATTGCTCAGGTTGGGAATGATACAAGTCCATACCAGACTTCGGGAGCCTTTGTATCGCAGATTCCGTATGCAGGTCAGCCAACTTTTAGCAATCAAAATTTCATTCCAAATGCTAATTTGAAACCAGAGCTGGTAACTTCCTACGAATTAGGTGCCGACGTTCGCTTTTTCAGGGATCGTTTGAATTTTGACTTCACTTATTACAACGCTTTAACCGAAGATCAGATTATTTCTTTACCAATAGGAATTTCATCTGGCTATAACCAACAAGTTGTAAACGGTGGAAAAGTTCGCTCGCAAGGCGTTGAATTGGTTGCGAATATAATTCCTATAAAAACAGGAAATTTCAGTTGGAATAGCACTTTCAATTTCAGTAAAAGTAAGGCTGTTGTAGAAAGTCTTCCGCAAACAGATGGGCGATTGACGCTGGCTTTCAGCAGAATTTATGACAGTGCAGATCAAACCGTTTGGTTTCAAGTAGAAGAAGGTGGCGAAATTGGCGATATCTACGGAACTGGTTATTTGAAAAACGAAAATGGCGATTTCATTCTTACTTCAGCAGGAAGATATATTGCTGATAATACCTTGAAAAAAATAGGAAACTACAATCCAGATTTTATTTTGGGATGGAACAATAGTTTCAACTATAAAAAATGGAATCTTGGCTTTCTGTTCGATTGGCGACAAGGTGGTGAATTGGTTTCACGAACTCGTGCTTTAGCAACCGTTGGCGGTCAACTTGCAGAAACTGGAGGCGATCGTGGCGATATTGTTCCGCAAGGCGTTGTGAATATTGGAACTCCTGAAAACCCAAATTACGTTCCAAATACAACTGCCGTTTCTGCGGAAAGTTATTACCGTCAATTTTACGATAGAAATCACGAAGAAAATAATACGTACGACGCTTCCTATTTAAAGCTTCGGCAGTTTTCCATCGGTTATAAATTCGAAATTCAAAAAGGTTTTGCAGGATTAAATGATGGCGCAACAATCAATTTTTCAATTATTGGACGAAACATTTTCGCCATTAGCGACATTCCACACTTTGATCCAGAACAAATCGCGGTTCAAGGCAATGGTTTTGTGAGCGGTGTTGAAGATATGAGTTATGCTTCAACGAGAAGTATTGGATTTAAAGCAGGTTTGACTTTTTAA